From Bordetella flabilis, the proteins below share one genomic window:
- a CDS encoding I78 family peptidase inhibitor: protein MIWKLIPVVLLAGLTACANTGRSTSSADTSDTTASSTSSSTTGAGGYGGGSDGYTTFSSNQMCDAQPVQNLIGTRLTPDVESKIRQASSSSKTRVLKPGEVMTMEYDPRRINLILDQQGALSALRCG from the coding sequence ATGATCTGGAAGCTCATCCCTGTCGTCCTGCTCGCCGGCCTGACCGCTTGCGCGAACACCGGCCGTTCCACGTCGTCGGCCGATACCAGCGATACGACGGCATCCTCCACGTCTTCTTCCACCACCGGCGCAGGCGGTTATGGCGGCGGTTCAGACGGCTACACGACCTTTTCCAGTAACCAAATGTGCGATGCACAGCCGGTGCAGAACCTGATCGGCACCCGGCTCACGCCCGATGTGGAAAGCAAGATCCGCCAAGCCTCGTCATCGTCAAAGACCCGCGTCCTGAAGCCGGGCGAGGTCATGACCATGGAATACGACCCGCGCCGGATCAACCTGATCCTGGACCAGCAAGGCGCCCTGTCGGCGCTGCGCTGCGGCTGA